In Chitinophaga oryzae, the sequence TCTTTGCAGCTCTTTTTTCCTGCGCTCCAGTTCCTCCCGCGTCGGTTGCTGCTGGCTGGTATTCTGAGCCACCAGTATAGCCGGTAACAACCATATGATGCATACTAACGGGATAATCTTCTTCAAATACAACATGACTATTTTAAGTAACTGCAATTAAGTACCAAGGTTCAAGTATATAAACGATAAATATACAACGTTTATTAGTTTAATGAAGATGACATTTGCCGGGAAAATTAATTACATGCGTTTATAGCTCGCCGGCGTGCTGAACGGGAAGGTCAGCGGCACGTCAAAGTCATAGCGGGTAAAGTCCAGCGCAACTTTCGTCACACTTTTTTCTTCCACGAAAATACGGCGCACGGTGGGAAACATCCGGTTGGCCACTTTGGCATAGTCACCATAGGTAAGTTCGCAGGAGCGTTTGTTGGCAGTGGTGCTGTCGGCATCCATTACTTTGCTCTGCTGGAGGCCGTAGTCATCCGAAAATACGTTGAACAGGCTTATAAACCGGGGATTCCGGCAGCTGAAGGAGATAACGGAAGGCGTTTTCACGAGGCCGTAGACAGAGTCTGTCAGGTATACCGGGTTACCAATGAGCAGGTCTTGCAGGGTTTTAAAGTCAAACGGTATGTTCAGCAAATCTTCCGCATCAGCCATGCGTCGCAGGAAGAGCTGTTTCTCGAGCTTGTTGTAAAGCTTGAGGCTGTCGGGTGTGATAACGGCACGCATCACCTCATCGATGATGGGGGCGCTGACAGATATCCAGATGATACTGTCTTTTTTCATCCGGATGGTGGCTGTGAGGTTGTTGTGGCTTTTGCTTTCGTTTTCGAAAGCCAGCTTCATTCTGCCGGAGAAGGTGTTAAAGTCAATGTTATTACTGCGGATACCCTTCAGCATGTTGCTGATGAAGGCGTTCCGTTCTTCTGCGGAGGAGGTGTCCCGGTGGGCGGCCACCCTGCTGGTGTCTGTGGCCGGGAACGTGTTGCGTGACAGTTTTTTCGGGTGACGGCAGGCGGTGAAGGCCAGACCGGCTATTCCTATTAATAACAGTAGTGTTTTTTTCATGCAGCTATAAGCTTTTAGCGGTATCAGCGCTACCAACGGTGGTGTTGTCGGGCATTCCCGGCCGAACGCTATTGAATGTATTTTTTCTCTGCGATCTTACGGACAAGGCCTACAGAGGTAGCGCCTTTGTCTTTGGCTTTCTGCCAGTATTCCACCGCTTTTGTGACATCTTTCAGGTTAAACAGAATATCCCCGTAATGCTCGAGCACATTCGGATTCTGCTGTGCTTCGGGAAACTGCAGGGCTTTCTCTATCCAATGCCTGGCATCTTCGAACTTGTCCTGCCGGAACAGTATCCAGG encodes:
- a CDS encoding DUF4292 domain-containing protein, which encodes MKKTLLLLIGIAGLAFTACRHPKKLSRNTFPATDTSRVAAHRDTSSAEERNAFISNMLKGIRSNNIDFNTFSGRMKLAFENESKSHNNLTATIRMKKDSIIWISVSAPIIDEVMRAVITPDSLKLYNKLEKQLFLRRMADAEDLLNIPFDFKTLQDLLIGNPVYLTDSVYGLVKTPSVISFSCRNPRFISLFNVFSDDYGLQQSKVMDADSTTANKRSCELTYGDYAKVANRMFPTVRRIFVEEKSVTKVALDFTRYDFDVPLTFPFSTPASYKRM